From the Burkholderia cenocepacia genome, the window GCTGCGCATGCGTCGCGCGCGAGCCGGCCAGCGTGACCAGCACCGCGAGCGGACGCACGGCGACGAACAGCACGGCGGCCAGCGCGACGGCGCCCCACGTGAGCAGCGGGCCGGGCAGCGTCGAGAGCACGCTGCCGATCATCGTCATCACGATCGCTTCGGCGATCCGTTCGAGCTCGATCGTGAAGCCGAGCACCGATTCGGCCATGAACGCATGCGCTTTCTCCGGATGCTTCTCGGTCGCGACCACGTCTTCCGAATCGATCTGGCCGATCACTTCGCGCGGCGGGCGGTCGCCGCTCGCGCGATGCTCGACGCGCCGCATCGCGACGCCGGCCGCGAACGTCGCGATGAAGCCGAACGTGTGCGCGAGCTGCGCGGCGCCGAACGACAGCACGATCAGCGCGAGCGCGAAGAAGCCTTCGAGGCCGAGCGCCTGCGCGTGCCGCGTGCGCAGCCAGCCGATCGTCTTCGTCGTGGCCCAGCCGAGCCCGCCGCCGATCGCGGCCGCGCCCGCGATGCCCCACAGCGCGACCAGCGCGAACGTGCCGGACAGCGGCGGGATGCCGTGCGTCGCACCCGGTGCGCCGCACAGCGCGAGCCCCGCGAGCGCGAACGGCAGCGCGATGCCGTCGTTCATTCCGCCTTCGCCGGACAACGCGAAGCGCACCAGGTCGCGATCGCCCGGATCGTGTACCTGCACGTCGTGCGCGAGCACGGGGTCGGTCGGCGCGAGGATCGCCGCGAGCAGCAACGCGGGGCCCCAGCCAAGGCCCAGCGCGAGCACCGCGCACGCGGCGAGCAGCGGCACGGTGACGATCATCGCGAGCAGCCCGAGGCGGCACGGCACGAGCCACAGCTTGTCGGACAGCGGCACGCGCAGCCGCAGCCCGATCGCGAACAGCGACACGAGCAGCGCGACCTCGACGATCTCGCGCAGCAGCTGCCCGTCGCGTTCGAGGTCGAGATGCAGCAGGCCGGCGCCGGCCGGGCCGAGCGCGATGCCGAGCACCAGGTAAATCATCGCCGAGCTGCAGGGCAGGTGGCGCAGTGCGGACGTCACGACGCCCATGCCCAGCAGCACCGCGCCGATGATCAGATACCAGAGGGTTTCGTGCATGCGTGTGATCGCAGCGCAGGGGTGGACATGAGCATACGAGCCGCGCGCCGGCCGTCAGGGCTTGCGGCCGAAGGCTTCGCGCAGTTTCCGCTTCGCGCGTTCGAGGGTCGCGCGGCGCGTTTTCGGCAGGTTGCGGCCGGCGCGGTTCACGTAGAAGTTCAGCATCGACATCGCCGACTGGAACGGCGACGCCTTGCGGCGGCGGCTGTGTTCGGCCGAGCGCTTCAGCGACGCGGCGATCGCGGCCGGATCGTCGGATTTGAAGATGTCGGGCTCGATGTCGAGCGCATCGCTTTTTTGCGTGACTTTGCCGGACCAGCGCTTGCGGTGGGCCGGGTCGGCGCTGCGCGCGCGGCCGGGGCGGCGCGTGTGGCGTTTGCCGTGCGGCTTGTCGTGCGCGTGGGAAGCAGAAGCGGAAGGCATGAGGCAGGGGCTCCGTAGGGATTCACAGGACGGTCGTGCGAAGACGCGGGACGCAAACCGCGTGCCGCGTCGTGAACGTGCAGACGACGGCATGGGCCTTGCTGAAGGATCGGAGCAGGAATTTGGATCAAGCGATCATCCATAGGGAGAAAACGCCATGAAATCAGCATTCGAATCGAAGTGTGTCGCGCGGCATGTGCTGGCGTGCGCGGCTGTCGCGATCGTCGCGGCCGCGCCGGCCGCGTGGGCGCAGAACTCGCAGCGCTCGGACGAGGGCACCGGCGCGCCGAATCCGTCGATGGACATGTCGACGCCGGGCACCAACGGCAATACGACCGCGCCGCCGCCACCGGCCGGCACGCAGCGGCATGGCGCGAAGCACGGCATGCGTTCGCACAGCGGGTCGGCCGGCCACGTGAAGCCGGGCGGCGGCCCCAACGGCGCGGGCGAGGGCGGTAGCGGCGCCACCGGCGGCGGTGTCGGCGGCGGGTCGGGCGGGGCCGGCGGCTCGGGTGGCACCGGCGCCGGCAACGGCGGTTCGGCCGGCTCGACGGGCACGGGCGGCGGCGGGGCAGGCGGGACGGGCGGCGGTTCCAGCGGTTATTGACGGTGTCGTGCCGGCGCGGCCGGCATGGCGCGATGGCGGCGCGGTTTCCCGGGACGGGCGCGCCGCCGCCACGCAGGAGGACATCATGCAATCGAATTCCCGGATTTTGGTGGACAACGACGAGCTCGACGGCGACGCAAGCGACACGGACGATCTCGACACGACGGTCCATGTGGACGTCGAGACGGGCAGGGTCATGTTCCATGCGGCGTGGGCGAACCCTGTCGAGGCGCCGCCCGAGGCGGCCCGCCATTCGGTCGTGCTCGCGCTCGAATGCTCGACGATGGAACGCTACGCGGATCTGGACGAAGGCGCGCGGATGCGTGTTCACGCGATGCTGCACGACGCCGTGCAGCAGACGCTGGAACAGTTGCCCGATACCGACGAGAACCTGACGCTGACGGTCGAGCTGACCGACGCGATGCTCGACGCCGTGCGTCATCTGCAGTAATCGCGCGGGATCGGCGCACGGCGTCGCATTACATCCCGTTGAAATCTTTGCAGCCGGGCGCCCGCCAAGCGGCCGATGGGGCCGACGAGCGATTTTCGATCGCGGGTCGTTCCCCGGTTACAGGAATACGCACGAGCACGACCGCGCCGGCAGGCAACGGCCTGCGCGGCCGGAACGGCGCTTGC encodes:
- a CDS encoding cation:proton antiporter, producing the protein MHETLWYLIIGAVLLGMGVVTSALRHLPCSSAMIYLVLGIALGPAGAGLLHLDLERDGQLLREIVEVALLVSLFAIGLRLRVPLSDKLWLVPCRLGLLAMIVTVPLLAACAVLALGLGWGPALLLAAILAPTDPVLAHDVQVHDPGDRDLVRFALSGEGGMNDGIALPFALAGLALCGAPGATHGIPPLSGTFALVALWGIAGAAAIGGGLGWATTKTIGWLRTRHAQALGLEGFFALALIVLSFGAAQLAHTFGFIATFAAGVAMRRVEHRASGDRPPREVIGQIDSEDVVATEKHPEKAHAFMAESVLGFTIELERIAEAIVMTMIGSVLSTLPGPLLTWGAVALAAVLFVAVRPLAVLVTLAGSRATHAQRRLMAWFGIRGIGSFYYLLFALEHGPSDVVRPLAAPVLAVVSASVVAHGISATPLMNWYYRLQQHRR
- a CDS encoding DUF3022 domain-containing protein; translated protein: MQSNSRILVDNDELDGDASDTDDLDTTVHVDVETGRVMFHAAWANPVEAPPEAARHSVVLALECSTMERYADLDEGARMRVHAMLHDAVQQTLEQLPDTDENLTLTVELTDAMLDAVRHLQ
- a CDS encoding DUF3175 domain-containing protein, whose amino-acid sequence is MPSASASHAHDKPHGKRHTRRPGRARSADPAHRKRWSGKVTQKSDALDIEPDIFKSDDPAAIAASLKRSAEHSRRRKASPFQSAMSMLNFYVNRAGRNLPKTRRATLERAKRKLREAFGRKP